The following is a genomic window from Thermoanaerobaculia bacterium.
CTTCCGGCCCGTATGACGCCGGTCATGCGGCAGCGCCCTCTTTGATTCGACGAAACTTCGGTTGCGAGCCGGGATCCTGCGCGTCCCCCGGGGCCTTCGCATCGCGGGGGACCCTCCGCGAAGTAACCGAGTGGAGCTCCCGCGAAGGGGAGCTTGCTTTCGTTCCTGTCCCGTACCGAAGATCGGGGGGTGAACGGACACACGGTGAAAACTCTGTCAGACTGCGAATTGGCGGCGCACTTCGCGGCGCGACGAAGTCTCGCGCGACCCTCGCCGAGACGACTTGGCCGCGGGGGCGGGAGCGCCGGCGAGGGGGTGGCGGGTTCGCGGTCGAGTCGACACAAGGCTGCGTCGCGAAGCGACGCCACCGCGCGACTTTTCCCGCCGGGAGAAGGTGGCGGCCGTAGGCCGCCGGATGAGGGAGGTTCGACGAGCCGCGAACCCGTCACGCGCTCCCGGTCCCCGAGCCAGCTCCCGCGAGGGCATCGCCGTGTAAGATCGCAACGTGCTGTATCGATTCGACAACGCGGTCAAGGCGTACGGGCCCAAGAGCGTGCTGAAGGGCGCGTCGTGGCAGCACAACCCCGGGGAAAAGGTCGGCCTGATCGGGAAGAACGGGGCGGGGAAGACCACGCTGCTGCGCCTCGTCCTCGGCCGCGAAGAGACCGACGCCGGGCGCGTCGTGCGGGCCACGAACATCCGGATCGGCTCGGTGGACCAGACGATCGACCCGGACCTCTCCGATTCGCTCGAGGACTTCGCCGCCGCGGCGTTCGAGCACCTCCATCGGGTCGAGGCGGAGATGCGGGCGATGGAGCACCGCATGGCCGAAGGGGAGCACGACGCGCTCGCCGACGCGTACGACCGTCTCCAGCACCGGTTCGAGAACGAGGGCGGTTACGCCATGCACGCCGACATCGAGCGGATGCTCTCCGGCCTCGGGTTCTCGCGCACCGACTTCGCTCGGCCGATGTCGGAGCTCTCGGGCGGCCAGAAGAACCGCGCGATGCTCGCGCGGGCCCTGCTCGGCCAGCCCGACGTCCTCCTCCTCGACGAGCCGACGAATCATCTGGACTACGCCGGCATGGAGTTCCTCGAGGAGTACCTCGCGGCGAGCCGCAACGCGTTCCTGACCGTGTCGCACGACCGCCGGTTCTTGAACCGCGTCTGCACGAAGATCCTCGAGCTCGAGTTCGGGAGGCTGACCGAATACCCGGGCAACTACGACGCCTACCGCCTCCAGAAGGCGGAGCGCCTGCTCTCGTCGGTGCGCGCCTACGAGAAGCAGCGCGAGCACATCGAAAAGACCGAGGAGTTCATCCGGCGCAACATCGCCGGCCAGAAAACGAAACAGGCGCGCGGCCGGCGCACGCATCTCGAGAAGCTCGACCGTCTCGAGAACCCCGTCGAGGACGCGACGGACGTCGCTTTCCGCTTCGCACCGGACAAGAAGGGCGGGCGGACGTTCCTGCGCGCCCGCCACCTCGACGCGGGCTACGCGCCGGGAGAGCCGGTCGTCCGCGGCGTCGACTTCGAGCTCCTTCGCGGCGAGCGGATGGCGATCCTCGGCGAGAACGGCACCGGAAAGTCGACGATCCTCCGCACGCTCGCCGGACGCCTCTCGCCCCTCGGCGGGTCCGTCGAGCTCGGCTACGAGGTCTCCATCGGCTACTACGACCAGGAGCTCCGCGACCTCGACCCGAAGAAGCGCGTGATCGACGCGATCTGGGACCTGCACCGCACCGAGACCGAGCTCCAGGTCCGCTCGTACCTCGCGCTCTTCGACTTCCGGGAGGAGGAGGTGTTCGCGCCGATCGCGGGCCTCTCGGGAGGGGAGAAGGGGAGGCTCACGCTCGCCGTCGTGATGAAGCAGAACCACAACCTGCTGCTCCTCGACGAGCCGACGAATCACCTCGACCTCGACGCGCGGGAGGCCCTCGAGCAGGCGCTCCAGGACTTCCCCGGCGCGATCCTCTTCGTTTCCCACGACCGGACCTTCGTCGACCGGCTCGCGACCGAGGTGCTCGACATCGACCGCGGCCGCGCGCGCAAGATGCCCGGCAACTACAGCGATACCGCCGCGGCGCGGCGCGAGCGACGGCAGCGGCCGCCGGAGCCGGAGGCAAGCGCCCCGCTCGTCCCGCCTGCGGCCGCCGGCGCGCCGAAGACGGGCGTTCCCGCGGAAGCGGGGAAACGCGGGCCGGATGACGGAAAGAAACGGGAGCCGGTCGAAGCGAAGAAAGTCGAGGCGAAGAAGCGCGAGCAGGTCGAGGCGAAGAAACGCGATCAGGTCGAGTCGAAGAAACGCGATCAGGTCGAGGCGAAGAAACGCGATCAGAGAGTCCAGCGTCTGGAGAAGAGGATCGCCGAGCTCGAATCCGAGGTCACGGCCGCCGAGAACCGCCTCTACGAGGAGGGGGACCGGATCGACGCGCTGACCGCGGCGCGGATCTGGAAGGAGAAGGAGGAGGCCAAGAAGAAGCTCGAGGAGCTCTTCGAGGAATGGAGCGCCCTGTCGGCGACGGTGGCCACGCCGTGAGGGCGTCCGGGCGACGCCGTCGAGGCGTCCGAGACGACGCCGTCGAGGCGTCCGGGACGATGCCGTGAAGGCGGCGATCGTCGCGGTCGGAAGCGAGCTCCTCGGACCCTCGCGGCTCGACACGAACTCGCTCTGGCTCGCGGGCAAGCTCGACGAGGCGGGGATCCCCGTCGTGCGGAAGGCTTGCGTGGGCGACGACGCCGGGGCGATCGCCGCGGAAATCCGCGAGGCGTCGCGGCGCGCGCCGATCGTCGTCGTCACGGGCGGTCTCGGTCCCACGGCCGACGACCTGACCCGGGAGGCCGTCGGCGAGTTCTCCGGCCGGCCCTCCGCCATCGACCCCGGAATCCTCGAGGAGATCCGCGGCCGTTTTGCGCGGCGGGGGATCGCGATGCCCGCGATCAACGAGAAGCAGGCGCTCGTCGTCGAGGGGACGCGGCCGCTCCGCAACCCGCGCGGGTCGGCGCCGGGCATCTGGCTCGAGACCGAGGAGGGGATCGTCGCGTGCCTTCCCGGCGTGCCGTCGGAGATGAAGCGCATGTTCGAGGAGCTCGTTTTCCCGGAGATCGTCCGGCGCTTCGCCGCGCCGCCGCGCTCGCGCCGCGTGCTCAAGATCGCGGCGATGGGAGAGTCCGCGGTCGAGGAGCGCGTCGGACCCGTCTACGCGAAATGGAGCGCGCACGCGTTCACGATTCTCGCGTCGGTCGGCGAGGTCCAGCTGCACCTCGTCGCGGCGGGCGCCCCCGAAGTGGCGGCGCGCCTCCTCGACGCGCAGACGGAGGATTTCGAGCGGGCGCTGCCCGGCCGGATCTACGGTCGCGACGACGACACGCTCGAAAGCGTCGTCGGGGCGCGCCTCCGCGACCTCGGCGCGACGCTCGCGACCGCGGAATCGTGCACGGGGGGACTCATCGCGCAGCGAATCACCGACGTCCCGGGCTCGAGCGACTACTTCCGCGGGGGAGTCGTCGCCTACGCCAACGACGTGAAGACCGGCGCGCTCGGCGTCCGGCCGGAGACCCTCGCCGCGCACGGCGCGGTTTCCGAGGAGACCGCGCGGGAGATGGCCGAGGGCGCGCGCGGGAAGTTCGGGGCGGATTTCGCGCTCTCGGCGACCGGCGTGGCCGGACCGGGCGGCGGGACGCCCGAGAAGCCGGTCGGCAGCGTCTGGATCGCGCTGGCCGCCAAGGGACGGGAGACCCGCGCCCGCTTTCTCCGCCCTCCCGGCGACCGGGCGACGATCCGCGCGTGGACGGCGTCGGCGGCCCTCGAGATGCTCCGCCGGACGATGGCCGGCGCGGACACGGACTGATGCCGCCGCTTCTCACCGCGCTCGCGTATCTCCTCGGATCGGTCTCGTTTTCGATCGTCGTCGTGCGGATCTTCTTCCGCAAGGACATCCGCGAGGAGGGATCGGGCAACGCCGGAGCGACGAACGTCCTTCGCAACCACGGGGCGAAGGCGGGTCTCGCGGTCGCGCTGCTCGACGTCGCGAAAGGAGCGGCCGCCGTGTGGGGCATGAAGGGAGTGACGGCGGATCCCCGCTGGCTCTCGGCGGCGGCGTTCGCGGTCGTCCTCGGCCACGTCTTTCCGCTGTACTTCCACTTTCGCGGCGGAAAGGGGGTGGCGACGACCGTCGGCGCGTTCCTGGTGCTGGCGCCCGCCGCCACGGCCGTCGTCATGGCGCTCTTCGCCGCCGTCGTCGCGCTCACCCGTTACGTCTCGCTCGGTTCGATTCTCGCCGCGACGGCGCTGCCGCCCGTCGCCCTCTATCTCTTCCGCGCCCCGGACCCCGTGGCGCTCTCGGCCGGCGCCGTCGCGCTGCTGATTCTCTACAAGCACCGCGAGAACCTGCGGCGTCTCGCCGCGGGGACCGAGCGCCGGCTCGGCGGCAGATGAAGGTCTGTGTCGTCGGCGCCGGCTCGTGGGGCACGGCCCTCGCGATCCACGCGGGGCGCGCGGGCCTCGAGACGGTCCTCTGGGCGCGGGACCCGCGGGTCGTCGACGCCATCGCGCGCGGCCGCCGGCATCCGAAGCGCCATCCGGACGCCGAGCTTCCCTCCAACGTCCGCGGCACGGCGGACGCGCGCGAAGCGGCCCGGGCGGATCTCGTCGTCCTCGCCGTGCCTTCCCCCGCGCTCCCCGGCGCTCTCGAGGCGATCGGGCCCGTTCCCGGCGGCGTCCGCTTTCTCTCCGCGATCAAGGGATTCGAGGTCGAGACGGGCCGGCGGGTGTCGGAGGTCGTCGCCTCCCTCCACCCGCGATGCGCGTTCGCCGTCCTCTCCGGACCGACCTTCGCCGACGGAGTGGTGCGCGGCGACCCGACCGCGGCGGTCGTCGCGTCATCGGACCCGCTCACCGCGGAGACGATCCAGCGGGAGCTTTCGTCGGAGTCGTTCCGGCTCTACCAGAGCGACGACGTCGTCGGGGTCGAGCTCGCCGGAGGACTGAAGAACGTCGTCGCGATCGCGGCGGGGATCGTCGTGGGGCTCGGTCTCGGCCCGAACACGACGGCGGCGCTGATGACCCGGGGGCTCGCGGAGATCACCCGGCTCGTCCTCGCCCGCGGCGGACGGGAGAAGACCCTCTCCGGGCTCGCCGGCGTGGGCGACCTGATGTTGACGTGCACCGGGCCGCAGTCGCGCAACCGGCGGGTCGGGGAGCGGATCGGACGCGGCGAATCGCCCGCGGAGGCCATGGCGGCCGTCGCCGAGACGGCCGAGGGAACGCGGGCGTGCCTGGCGGCGTCGCGGATGGCGGCGGAGTCGGGCATCGAGATGCCGATCAACGAAGCGGTCCGCCGCGTGCTCTACGAGGGCCTCTCTCCCCGCGAGGCGGTCCGGGAGCTGATGACGCGGGACTTGCGGAGCGAGTGACGCGGTCCGATATAATCCTTTTCGAGGTCCACACATGAATCGAGCGTTCCGGATCGGGATCGTCGCCGCGCTGCTGGCCTGCGGCCTCGCCGCCGCCGCTTCGAAACCGGCCGCCCGCCCCGCCACGCTCGTCACGGGCCGGACCGGCGACGCCTGGACCGCCGAGGCGAACCTCATGGTCGAGCGGGAAGTCGGGATCGGGACGCGGGTGAG
Proteins encoded in this region:
- a CDS encoding ATP-binding cassette domain-containing protein, translated to MLYRFDNAVKAYGPKSVLKGASWQHNPGEKVGLIGKNGAGKTTLLRLVLGREETDAGRVVRATNIRIGSVDQTIDPDLSDSLEDFAAAAFEHLHRVEAEMRAMEHRMAEGEHDALADAYDRLQHRFENEGGYAMHADIERMLSGLGFSRTDFARPMSELSGGQKNRAMLARALLGQPDVLLLDEPTNHLDYAGMEFLEEYLAASRNAFLTVSHDRRFLNRVCTKILELEFGRLTEYPGNYDAYRLQKAERLLSSVRAYEKQREHIEKTEEFIRRNIAGQKTKQARGRRTHLEKLDRLENPVEDATDVAFRFAPDKKGGRTFLRARHLDAGYAPGEPVVRGVDFELLRGERMAILGENGTGKSTILRTLAGRLSPLGGSVELGYEVSIGYYDQELRDLDPKKRVIDAIWDLHRTETELQVRSYLALFDFREEEVFAPIAGLSGGEKGRLTLAVVMKQNHNLLLLDEPTNHLDLDAREALEQALQDFPGAILFVSHDRTFVDRLATEVLDIDRGRARKMPGNYSDTAAARRERRQRPPEPEASAPLVPPAAAGAPKTGVPAEAGKRGPDDGKKREPVEAKKVEAKKREQVEAKKRDQVESKKRDQVEAKKRDQRVQRLEKRIAELESEVTAAENRLYEEGDRIDALTAARIWKEKEEAKKKLEELFEEWSALSATVATP
- a CDS encoding competence/damage-inducible protein A; protein product: MKAAIVAVGSELLGPSRLDTNSLWLAGKLDEAGIPVVRKACVGDDAGAIAAEIREASRRAPIVVVTGGLGPTADDLTREAVGEFSGRPSAIDPGILEEIRGRFARRGIAMPAINEKQALVVEGTRPLRNPRGSAPGIWLETEEGIVACLPGVPSEMKRMFEELVFPEIVRRFAAPPRSRRVLKIAAMGESAVEERVGPVYAKWSAHAFTILASVGEVQLHLVAAGAPEVAARLLDAQTEDFERALPGRIYGRDDDTLESVVGARLRDLGATLATAESCTGGLIAQRITDVPGSSDYFRGGVVAYANDVKTGALGVRPETLAAHGAVSEETAREMAEGARGKFGADFALSATGVAGPGGGTPEKPVGSVWIALAAKGRETRARFLRPPGDRATIRAWTASAALEMLRRTMAGADTD
- the plsY gene encoding glycerol-3-phosphate 1-O-acyltransferase PlsY, whose protein sequence is MPPLLTALAYLLGSVSFSIVVVRIFFRKDIREEGSGNAGATNVLRNHGAKAGLAVALLDVAKGAAAVWGMKGVTADPRWLSAAAFAVVLGHVFPLYFHFRGGKGVATTVGAFLVLAPAATAVVMALFAAVVALTRYVSLGSILAATALPPVALYLFRAPDPVALSAGAVALLILYKHRENLRRLAAGTERRLGGR
- a CDS encoding NAD(P)H-dependent glycerol-3-phosphate dehydrogenase, with protein sequence MKVCVVGAGSWGTALAIHAGRAGLETVLWARDPRVVDAIARGRRHPKRHPDAELPSNVRGTADAREAARADLVVLAVPSPALPGALEAIGPVPGGVRFLSAIKGFEVETGRRVSEVVASLHPRCAFAVLSGPTFADGVVRGDPTAAVVASSDPLTAETIQRELSSESFRLYQSDDVVGVELAGGLKNVVAIAAGIVVGLGLGPNTTAALMTRGLAEITRLVLARGGREKTLSGLAGVGDLMLTCTGPQSRNRRVGERIGRGESPAEAMAAVAETAEGTRACLAASRMAAESGIEMPINEAVRRVLYEGLSPREAVRELMTRDLRSE